A window of the Cicer arietinum cultivar CDC Frontier isolate Library 1 chromosome 6, Cicar.CDCFrontier_v2.0, whole genome shotgun sequence genome harbors these coding sequences:
- the LOC101511799 gene encoding uncharacterized protein isoform X2 yields the protein MKFIPEEGKRLHEDCSTLILPAVSIGNVGQLTADLFVSSMDSERVGYLDNPYVLPCVGNDAYGPLPQGDLALPLEVYDSPSNALTIIQQRSPVIKIYYLSSANNNGTDENCEQLGWKKLQEYDPSQTHWKYLIDLAEGNATREDIISLEDELEEENYYASLPFAALFSFLKAKGLKVTCLLCYCSEGDNISDAFQLADAACKLLKLSHPNSGIEGGKWQVPLSWMTVYGPPPDVSIF from the exons atgaaGTTCATTCCCGAAGAAGGAAAACGCCTTCATGAGGATTGCTCCACTTTGATTTTG CCTGCTGTTTCTATAGGAAATGTTGGACAACTAACAGCAGACCTTTTTGTTTCATCAATGGATTCTGAGAGAGTTGGTTACTTAGACAATCCTTACGTTCTCCCTTGTGTTGGAAATGACGCTTATGGCCCACTTCCTCAAGGAGACCTTgcacttcctcttgaag TTTATGATTCCCCTTCTAATGCTCTCACTATTATCCAGCAGAGATCCCCTGTAATTAAG ATTTATTACCTATCTAGTGCCAACAACAATGGAACAGATGAAAATTGTGAACAGCTTGGGTGGAAGAAGCTTCAAGAGTACGACCCTTCTCAAACGCATTGGAAATATCTTATTGATTTAGCTGAAGGAAATGCAACTCGGGAAGATATTATTTCTCTAGAAGATGAActagaagaagaaaattattatgCTAGCTTGCCTTTTGCTgcacttttttcttttctcaag GCTAAAGGTTTGAAGGTCACCTGCTTGTTATGTTATTGCTCAGAAGGAGACAATATATCTGATGCTTTTCAATTAGCCGATGCAGCATGCAAACTTCTAAAGCTGAGTCACCCTAATTCTG GAATTGAAGGTGGTAAATGGCAAGTTCCACTTTCTTGGATGACTGTATATGGACCACCTCCAGATGTGTCCATCTTCTAA
- the LOC101511799 gene encoding uncharacterized protein isoform X1 has product MKFIPEEGKRLHEDCSTLILPAVSIGNVGQLTADLFVSSMDSERVGYLDNPYVLPCVGNDAYGPLPQGDLALPLEVYDSPSNALTIIQQRSPVIKGMMLKFAKNMADFLAESGKKHIILLSSLDFGKWQKVDMSSGLQIYYLSSANNNGTDENCEQLGWKKLQEYDPSQTHWKYLIDLAEGNATREDIISLEDELEEENYYASLPFAALFSFLKAKGLKVTCLLCYCSEGDNISDAFQLADAACKLLKLSHPNSGIEGGKWQVPLSWMTVYGPPPDVSIF; this is encoded by the exons atgaaGTTCATTCCCGAAGAAGGAAAACGCCTTCATGAGGATTGCTCCACTTTGATTTTG CCTGCTGTTTCTATAGGAAATGTTGGACAACTAACAGCAGACCTTTTTGTTTCATCAATGGATTCTGAGAGAGTTGGTTACTTAGACAATCCTTACGTTCTCCCTTGTGTTGGAAATGACGCTTATGGCCCACTTCCTCAAGGAGACCTTgcacttcctcttgaag TTTATGATTCCCCTTCTAATGCTCTCACTATTATCCAGCAGAGATCCCCTGTAATTAAG GGTATGATGCTCAAGTTTGCAAAAAACATGGCTGATTTTCTTGCTGAAAGCGGAAAGAAGCATATTATTCTTCTCTCCAGCTTAGATTTTGGAAAATGGCAAAAGGTCGACATGTCAAG TGGTTTGCAGATTTATTACCTATCTAGTGCCAACAACAATGGAACAGATGAAAATTGTGAACAGCTTGGGTGGAAGAAGCTTCAAGAGTACGACCCTTCTCAAACGCATTGGAAATATCTTATTGATTTAGCTGAAGGAAATGCAACTCGGGAAGATATTATTTCTCTAGAAGATGAActagaagaagaaaattattatgCTAGCTTGCCTTTTGCTgcacttttttcttttctcaag GCTAAAGGTTTGAAGGTCACCTGCTTGTTATGTTATTGCTCAGAAGGAGACAATATATCTGATGCTTTTCAATTAGCCGATGCAGCATGCAAACTTCTAAAGCTGAGTCACCCTAATTCTG GAATTGAAGGTGGTAAATGGCAAGTTCCACTTTCTTGGATGACTGTATATGGACCACCTCCAGATGTGTCCATCTTCTAA